The genomic DNA GAATGGAATccttatctaattaattgttattttcttGATTCTGTTTTATTGAAAGGAAAACATGAGACTCTCTTACAGTATTCTACACACATATATACTGAAGAATGCAAAAAGAAAGGAAATGCAGAAAAACAGGAAGAGGGAGTTGATGTCAGTTGTTGAAAAGGTACATGATCTAGCTAGACACAACCTGTATTTCATCATTTTTGTAGTTTAGATGATCAGAAAATAAACATCGAACAGAATGACATTAAtgtgttttttgttttgttttgttttgatttgatttgattaatataGGTTACTACTATTTCAGAATATCCAAAATCTCCAATTCCCATTATAACTCCAACTCCCATTACTATTACCACTGCCACTAGGGTGCAACACCAACATCAGCAGACTGTCTCTtgtacttcttcttcttcttcttctgaagGAGACTCGACAGGGTCCTCCAGTAGCGACGGTTCATCACTCTCCCAttctaaaaagaaaagaataatgACAAAGGCCCGTCAAATGATACTTGGAGAAAGAAAAATTAGCATGAACCCCAGAGATGAGGTGACTGTAATGGCCTTATACGACAAAATGCTTAAAAGAAACGTTAGGCATTTCATCGAAGATGAATACAGGATATCGGATCACGCTAAGGGAAAGGGCTCACTGAGTGTCTCTAGAAAGTCATCTTTTCAACCCATAACACAGAATGAAGTTTGCAGATTTGTGCTGAAATGTATAACCACAGGAGAGCACATCAATCTAATAAAGCATGGGTACACACAGAGCGAAATCGAGAAACTACTGGGTGAGAATGGATATACCCATAGTCAAATTGAGAATCTACTTAAGAAACTACTGGGTAAGCATTAGCTGACTGTAGTAATAAAGTGTAAGGGGCCCTTCCCCCTctgttttgttttgttagaAATATTATGTACGTGTACTTACAACAACAGTGGGATAAGTAAGTAGTAGTACTATAGTAGTAGTATAGTAAGTAGTAGCTGCAGCATACAGtgtttgtttttgttgaaaactttaattgatttttgaaactTTTCGTATAGGAATGTCATTAATTGTAtatcttttcttctttctctcacAATCAACTCAGATTAAGAAAGAAAGGAGATAACCTGTCTAAGACAGTAGAGTACAGTAGTATAATCTTGAGACCTGCAAACCTGTAGCATGAGTTGTTAATGGATGTACAAAACATATCTAGGTAATTCAATTGTGTCTGAACTTAACctatgcatgcatgcatgctcTTATTAATAAAACCTAGACTCATGTAAAGATTAAACCCAAAAAGATGGGCTTgtttgtaaacagataatttgAATTAGGAAAAGGCTACTTACCTTAGTCACAAATGTCCCTTTTGGTGCTAAGAATTCAGTAGCGAGCTTGACAGAATCGATAAACAGAGCATTCAGCTGGTCAGTGGCCTCTTGAGCCGAATCACCCCTAACGTTGGATGAACCATCAAGCAGCACCAAATCAAAAGCTAAGCATTCATGCTCCTCCATTAGCTTCTTGATCGTTGCCTTGCATTGAGGCTTGCTTATATCTTCTTCTACACTAATGGCTCCGGGAATAGGGGGAATAGGCAGGAGATCGATGCCAACAACGAGGGTTCCATCAGGAACACGCTGGACGGCAACCTGCATAAAACCGCCAGGGGCGGCACAGAGATCGAGGACACCGCTGCGGGAGGACCGAAAGAAACTAAATTTGGAGTCGAGTTGGATGAGGTTCAACGCTGCATGAGATCTTCATTAACAGGATCTCAACGTTACTTTTACAaaacaaaccaaaaaaaaaaaaaaaaaactaattataaatcttttattttcttgaactAATTTTAAGACTTACACATACATTACTCTACCAATGCTACAAAATCTCATTAATAATGAATTTAGAGCTCTATTATTAATCATGTATATATTCCGGCCCAAACGGACAATGGGTTgtctattttttgttttgggcTTCATTTTAGTTTAGTGATTCACTAtatctaatttatttgattattttaaaaacaattgtaACAAAGATACTATGTTGTTGGTATTATTAAAAAGCAAGAGATTAAACATGATCTCTTTATTAATGTAAATTAATACATAGTCCATTGTAATTATAAATGTATGCAATAACATTTCCCTTTATACAGGTAAGGGGGCGACTAATACAAGTCTCCCTCTCTTATGATTTAtgattttaattagatttaggttttttttttttacattggtaagtttagggtttataattCTGTtctaaaattagattttaagacaattttttttttcaaatgtgtTTTTCTCTAAATaaccttatttttaatttatgttatttttcttatcattgaagaatgtgaaaaactCATATTAACATGAATCACGCTCAGTGTACACAAacaattatattgataaaatataaaatgataatccTAAAGAGAAATGACTGCATAATAATGAATCATTAAAAGTAGTGATGcatgcaccatctactgcaagagcatcatcGTCCCAGCATAATTAGTCATCATCTCAGCAGTATGAGCCTTTAACTTGAACTTATTTTAGATCTTATTTTGACAATGTCTTATTTGGTGTTTTGAGATTATGATAAAATGAACTAGTATATGTTATAGTTGATTGTGATAAAATGAACTAATATCAAGATGATCAATGCATGTCCATTATACTCTCACTTGTATGGTTAGTGttgattattaattagtattttagttgatgttGTGGTTGATGATAGGATAAAAGAGTCCAATTAACTGATCACGAAACACATTAGAGTTAAAAATcaaagtattttttatatataagatttttacTTCATTCCTCCTGATTATTACCCGTCTAActttaattcttattaaaattgaaagtatTAAGAGATTTTACATAAGGTGGACCTTATTATTTACTTAGAATATCTGCTTGCTTtacatttaagaaaaaaagCAGTATGTTCCTCATTTGAATCTTTACACTTAAATTTAGAAATGTGAGATTTGTATTCCTTAAGTTTTAGTGTTCTTAAATGTTGGTGCACTAATGAAAAATGAACctttaccgagagttttataaaactctcggtaatggTCCATAGAGGAAgaaatctttcgttattaaaaatagattccgagaggtgtgtaaaactttcggtgatATGAGTTTTTATCgaaactttttcaaataatcatcgGGTTTAACTCTCcccaaaaatcaaaaaataattctaagtgttggggtaattgcgaaggttattcaaagaaccctcGGGTTTAACTCTCTCCCAATGGgcaattgcgaaagttttttaaaaatctttcggttttgactcttccccaaaaaactaaaaataattctaagtgttgggaaaggagtaattgcgaaagtttttcaataaaccttcgatttttactcttctaaaaaaaatataaaataagtctAAGTTTTGGGAatgagtaattgcgaaggtttatcaATAAATTATGAAGTGGTAATAACTAGAGATATACCATTAACTTTTAGTATTTGGCTTCGTTACCGAAAGATGtttataaatctttcggtattaccatttcataatttgttaatttaattggtgtttcactttctaatctaaactcctaactaagctaatcaagtgtgtgttaaattttaagtacagggattgtgtttaattttataagtgtatatgattgtgttttattataatataaagaagtgtatatgtatgtttgtgtttgatgataaaaaGGATGCGTGTAAAGTTTGATTATAAGGATGTGTTAGGATTGTTTCATGTTTTGAggatatcaaatatattaaattaatattgttcaaggtcattagaaagtgaaacaccaattaatttaacaatttatgaagTGGTAATATAGAGAGATTTAAGTATATCATTTAGTAATAGtcttcaaaaccgagagatttagacatatctctcgaaatttagaaaatgatcaaaaccgagagatatgtctaaGTCTCTCAGAATTAAGGTGATCAAAGTCGATAAATATGTCTACATCTCTCGAATTTAAGTAATTGATCAAAactgagagttatatgaaaactctcggcaatgacctatttaaataaaaaaacgcCATTCTTTCTTCCCGATTCTTTCCGCCACCGCTTTCACCCCTCTTTCTCTCCCCGATTCTTTCTGTCTGCACCGCCCACCTGTGATTGAAGACGACACCGCCGCCACCGATTGAAGACGACACCACCACCGAATTGAAGACACCACCGTCACTGGATTGAAGACACCGCCGCCACCGCTTGAACCTTCTACTGCCGCCTCTTGAATCTCATGGCGTCTCCGCCTGCATTTCAAGGTTAGATTTAtgattaatatgttatatattgagtttgatttaggttatgttaggtttgaattatgtttgatttaggttatattaggtttgatttatgttataaatatgtaatttatatgttagatatatgttaatatgttagatattttgtttgattta from Impatiens glandulifera chromosome 9, dImpGla2.1, whole genome shotgun sequence includes the following:
- the LOC124915957 gene encoding adoMet-dependent rRNA methyltransferase spb1-like; the encoded protein is MMRRRRHEIQEAAVEGSSGGGGVFNPVTVVSSIRWWCRLQSVAAVSSSITALNLIQLDSKFSFFRSSRSGVLDLCAAPGGFMQVAVQRVPDGTLVVGIDLLPIPPIPGAISVEEDISKPQCKATIKKLMEEHECLAFDLVLLDGSSNVRGDSAQEATDQLNALFIDSVKLATEFLAPKGTFVTKVCRSQDYTTVLYCLRQVISFLS